A stretch of the Leguminivora glycinivorella isolate SPB_JAAS2020 chromosome 2, LegGlyc_1.1, whole genome shotgun sequence genome encodes the following:
- the LOC125234203 gene encoding probable salivary secreted peptide, which produces MRALTALSLLCLFAAYSCQSHDLVIGQTTYGDVALYKINEVKYGFPLFVRTSIIEYPEPGLHNFAYIKAIHIKDNDRDGSGGYPTISAGGVGQRFVKIKLKSQRSGGLNFTVTIYGRY; this is translated from the coding sequence ATGCGCGCGCTAACCGCCTTATCGCTCCTCTGCCTTTTCGCGGCCTATTCCTGCCAGAGCCACGACCTGGTGATCGGCCAGACCACATACGGGGACGTAGCCTTATACAAGATCAACGAGGTCAAATATGGCTTCCCTCTCTTCGTGAGGACCAGCATTATTGAATACCCAGAACCAGGGCTGCATAACTTCGCCTACATCAAAGCTATCCACATTAAGGACAATGATCGCGATGGCTCGGGGGGCTACCCTACGATTTCTGCTGGCGGTGTTGGACAGCGGTTCGTGAAGATCAAGTTGAAATCCCAGCGAAGCGGCGGGCTGAACTTCACGGTGACCATCTATGGACGATATTGA